In candidate division WOR-3 bacterium, the DNA window GCCCTTGACACCAAGCTTTATCTCCGCATAGCCGACGAATTATACCTCAAAAGGCTCCTTGTGGGTGGGTTTGAGAAGGTTTATGAAATTTCAAAGGACTTTAGAAACGAAGGAATCGACAGGCTCCACTATCCCGAGTTCACCATGCTGGAAGCCTACGCCTCTTACTGGGATTACAACGACATGATGGAATTGACCGAGGAACTCTTTGAGAAACTGGCTATCGAAATAAACGGAAAGGAAGAACTGCAATATTTTGATGAAACAATAAGTTTCAAAAGACCCTTTAAGCGAATAAGTTACCTCGATGAACTTGCTTCTAAGCTGGGAAAGGACCCCCTTTCTATGAGTGAAAAGGAACTCAAAGAGGTGGGTATCGAGATCGGACTTAAGAACGCAAGCAAATTGCCAGCCACAAGGCTCATTGACAAAATCTTTGATGCCCTTGTCGCCGATCACATAAAGGAACCCACCTTCGTAATTGACCATCCTGCCTTAATTTCACCCCTTGCCAAGAAACACAGGAAATTTAACGGAAGGGTTGAAAGGTTTGAGCTTTTCATCCTCGGCGTGGAGTTTGCCAATGCCTTTTCAGAGCTTAATGATCCTATAGACCAGAGGAAGCGCTTTGAAGACCAGATTAAATATAGAGAAGCAGGGGATGAAGAGATACCGAGGGAACTGGATGAGGACTTTCTCAACGCAATGGAATACGGCATGCCACCTGCTGGAGGAATTGGATTGGGAATCGACCGGATTGTAATGCTCTTCACCGGTCAATATTCCATTAGAGACGTCATCCTTTTCCCTCAGCTTAAGCCAAAGTCTGAGCAATGAAACTTCATGTTTTTTTCGTATTAAAAAACTACCTGAAGGCATCGCGAAAGGGCCTTTTATCTTTCTTATCCATCTTCTCCATTGCCGGTGTCTTCATCGGCGTAGCCGCCCTCATACTCGTAATCGGCATAATGACGGGATTTCAACAGGAATTAAGGAACCGGATCATCGGCATGACACCACACATTATGGTCCACAAATTTTTCTTTACACCTTTCCCTGAAGATTCAAATCACATAGCGAAAATTGAAGAAATTAAGGGAGTTAAAGCCTGCGAACCATTCCTTGTAACAAAGACCGTTTTAGTTCGGGGTGAAAATTCGGAAGGTGTGGTTTTAAAGGGTGTAAAGAGGCTTCCCGAGGGTGTAAAAATTGTAAGTGGTGATAGTGTTTTCTTACCGGGGAGAATCTACCTTGGGCTTAACATTGCCGCATCTCTCGCAGCCAACCCAGAAGATACGGTAAAAATCTATTCACCTACCAAAATTAAAAGGACCCCCTTTGGTATGATTATGAGCTCCTATGATTCCCCGGTGGGGGGTGTTTTTGACGCCGGACTTTACGATTACAATACCTCCTTCGCCTTCATCCACTTAAGGACCCTTCAAGAATTGCTGGGTATGGGCGATAGCATTGCAGGTTATGAAGTCTATCTAAGGGATCCCTTTAACGCGCCATCAGTTCAGAAGGAAATTGAGAAGGAATTTGGGTATCCTTTCACCTCGACAAACTGGATGGAACTCAATAGAACGGTTTTTCAGGCGTTAAAACTGGAAAAATTAGGGATGTTCCTTGTCCTCGCCCTCACGGTAATAGTTGCATCCTTTGGCATCATTTCTGTGTTGATGCTTCTAATTACCCAGAAGACGAGGGAGATCGGCGTCCTTCGAGCTATGGGATTCACTAAGAGGGATGTTAGAAACACCTTTGTCGCACTGGGAATGACCTTTTCCCTTATCGGTATCATCGGAGGACTCATAACGGGGGTAGGACTTTCTTACCTTTCCAATAAATTTGGCATCTTCCGATTGCCACCAGACGTATACTTCATCGACAGAGTGCCCATCGTGGTAAGACCTATGGATGTTGTCTATATTGTGGGATTAACCCTTGTGATTTCCTTCATCGCCTCTTTGATCCCATCTTTGAGGGCGAGCAAAATGGAACCCGTTGAGGCGATTCGATATGAGTGAATTTACCCTCGTTTTAGAGAACATCCACAAATCCTACAAGACCCCTGTCGAAACCATCCACGTGTTAAAGGGAACAAATTTAAAAGTTCCAAAGGGGGAAAGATTCATCATTACCGGACCTTCAGGATCGGGTAAGAGCACACTACTTCACATCGCAGGCCTTCTGGATATGCCCGACGAAGGTTTTATCTACCTCAATGGCGAGAAGATTAATAGAAAAAGCGATTCAGAACTTTCGAAACTTCGTGCAAAACACATAGGCTTCGTCTTTCAGTTCCACCATCTATTACCTGACTTTTCCATTCTCGACAACGTTGCCCTTCCCTTGATAATAAACGGGGAAA includes these proteins:
- a CDS encoding ABC transporter permease; this translates as MKLHVFFVLKNYLKASRKGLLSFLSIFSIAGVFIGVAALILVIGIMTGFQQELRNRIIGMTPHIMVHKFFFTPFPEDSNHIAKIEEIKGVKACEPFLVTKTVLVRGENSEGVVLKGVKRLPEGVKIVSGDSVFLPGRIYLGLNIAASLAANPEDTVKIYSPTKIKRTPFGMIMSSYDSPVGGVFDAGLYDYNTSFAFIHLRTLQELLGMGDSIAGYEVYLRDPFNAPSVQKEIEKEFGYPFTSTNWMELNRTVFQALKLEKLGMFLVLALTVIVASFGIISVLMLLITQKTREIGVLRAMGFTKRDVRNTFVALGMTFSLIGIIGGLITGVGLSYLSNKFGIFRLPPDVYFIDRVPIVVRPMDVVYIVGLTLVISFIASLIPSLRASKMEPVEAIRYE
- a CDS encoding ABC transporter ATP-binding protein, giving the protein MSEFTLVLENIHKSYKTPVETIHVLKGTNLKVPKGERFIITGPSGSGKSTLLHIAGLLDMPDEGFIYLNGEKINRKSDSELSKLRAKHIGFVFQFHHLLPDFSILDNVALPLIINGEKPKEARKRALQVLERLNISNIHYKRPSEVSGGEQQRAAIARAIVGNPDLLLLDEPTGNLDKQNTLELMEILKELNEELGITIIMVTHNLNLISYFTRHYALSDGLLIEE
- the lysS gene encoding lysine--tRNA ligase, coding for MSEEFEVRKEKVEQLRNSGIEPYQYKFLKTHESKFIKENFEEFENKEVLIAGRLMTKRVFGKLSFAHIRDESGDIQIAVQQGITKVPGTDEDGSNFFKKFIDVGDIIGIKGKVFKTKTGEVTVLAEELTLLSKCLKPLPEKWHGLKDKEIIYRERYLDLIMNLESREVFKKRTKIIKFIRNFFDEKGFLEVETPVLQPVYGGAFAKPFETYSNALDTKLYLRIADELYLKRLLVGGFEKVYEISKDFRNEGIDRLHYPEFTMLEAYASYWDYNDMMELTEELFEKLAIEINGKEELQYFDETISFKRPFKRISYLDELASKLGKDPLSMSEKELKEVGIEIGLKNASKLPATRLIDKIFDALVADHIKEPTFVIDHPALISPLAKKHRKFNGRVERFELFILGVEFANAFSELNDPIDQRKRFEDQIKYREAGDEEIPRELDEDFLNAMEYGMPPAGGIGLGIDRIVMLFTGQYSIRDVILFPQLKPKSEQ